From the genome of Candidatus Eremiobacterota bacterium, one region includes:
- a CDS encoding MaoC family dehydratase produces MPRYFEDYEVGSSAELGAIHVDADEIVAFAKRYDPQPFHTDAEIAKRWPYGGLIASGWHTSAMMMRVIVEHFIDGETSLGSPGLGPIRWKLPVRPGDVLRVRARITGAQRSRSKPDRGTITFEVEVLNQNGEVVMTVENWMGIIRARPVPAADTA; encoded by the coding sequence ATGCCCCGCTACTTCGAGGACTACGAGGTCGGAAGCAGCGCCGAGCTCGGCGCGATTCACGTCGATGCGGACGAGATCGTCGCGTTCGCGAAACGCTACGACCCGCAGCCGTTCCACACCGATGCGGAGATCGCCAAACGCTGGCCCTACGGCGGCCTGATCGCGAGCGGCTGGCATACGTCCGCGATGATGATGCGCGTGATCGTCGAGCACTTCATCGACGGCGAGACGAGCCTGGGATCTCCCGGCCTCGGGCCGATCCGCTGGAAGCTGCCGGTGCGCCCCGGCGACGTGCTGCGCGTGCGCGCGCGGATCACCGGCGCGCAGCGTTCGCGCAGCAAACCCGACCGCGGCACGATCACCTTCGAAGTCGAGGTGCTCAATCAGAACGGCGAAGTCGTGATGACCGTCGAGAACTGGATGGGGATCATCCGCGCGCGACCGGTTCCCGCGGCGGATACCGCCTAG
- a CDS encoding nitronate monooxygenase: MLPDALSVDRLAVPVIGAPMFIISQPELVIAQCKAGVIGGFPSLNARPEPVLGEWLERIERELAEHDAVHPERPSAPFAVNLIVHKSNARLMHDLELCVKHKVKIVITSLGARPEVNEAIHSYGGVVLHDVINVAFARKAVEKGADGLIAVAAGAGGHAGTWSPFALVQEIRDWFNGPLALSGAIANGRSVLAARAMGADFAYVGSAFIATQEAHASEEYKATIVASGAHDIVYTNLFTGVHGNYLRASIERAGLDPENLPESDPSKMNFASEKTKAWRDIWGSGQGIGAVSHVPTAAELVARLAREYRQALDELAISEHGAASSRR, translated from the coding sequence ATGCTCCCCGACGCGCTCTCGGTCGACCGTCTCGCCGTCCCGGTCATCGGCGCCCCGATGTTCATCATCTCGCAGCCGGAGCTGGTGATCGCGCAGTGCAAGGCCGGCGTGATCGGCGGGTTTCCCTCGCTCAACGCGCGGCCGGAGCCCGTGCTCGGCGAGTGGCTCGAGCGCATCGAGCGCGAGCTCGCCGAGCACGACGCGGTGCATCCGGAGCGCCCGTCGGCGCCGTTTGCGGTGAACCTCATCGTCCACAAGTCGAACGCGCGGCTGATGCACGATCTCGAGCTGTGCGTGAAGCACAAGGTGAAGATCGTCATCACCTCGCTCGGCGCGCGGCCGGAGGTGAACGAGGCGATCCACTCCTACGGCGGGGTCGTGCTGCACGACGTGATCAACGTCGCGTTCGCGCGCAAGGCGGTCGAGAAGGGCGCCGACGGCTTGATCGCGGTCGCCGCAGGTGCCGGCGGACACGCGGGAACCTGGTCGCCGTTCGCGCTGGTGCAAGAGATCCGCGACTGGTTCAACGGCCCGCTCGCGCTGTCCGGCGCGATCGCGAACGGGCGTTCCGTGCTGGCGGCGCGCGCGATGGGCGCGGACTTCGCCTACGTCGGCTCCGCGTTCATCGCGACGCAAGAAGCGCACGCGAGCGAAGAGTACAAGGCGACGATCGTCGCGTCCGGCGCGCACGACATCGTCTACACCAACCTCTTCACCGGCGTGCACGGCAACTATCTGCGCGCGTCGATCGAGCGCGCCGGGCTCGATCCCGAGAACCTGCCCGAAAGCGACCCCTCGAAGATGAACTTCGCCTCGGAAAAAACCAAGGCGTGGCGCGACATCTGGGGCTCGGGCCAAGGGATCGGCGCCGTCTCGCACGTCCCGACGGCTGCGGAACTGGTCGCGCGCCTCGCGCGTGAATATCGCCAAGCGCTCGACGAGCTCGCGATCAGCGAGCACGGCGCTGCGTCTTCGCGACGGTGA
- a CDS encoding response regulator transcription factor translates to MRVALDAGSSSLERLARTLGDGVELVPRDAAELIVRDAPAAGDVFAAIAEGFAVPTVVLVDDPHGDAALAALRAGAAAVLARQSDAHELLAALAAARAGLVVIDPAVRDALGPAAVAVRVAAPVEPLTERERQVLAMLADGRSNRRIAERLAISENTVKAHVAAIFAKLGATTRTEAVTLGVRSGLLML, encoded by the coding sequence GTGCGCGTCGCGCTCGACGCCGGCTCGAGCTCGCTCGAGCGGCTCGCGCGCACCCTCGGCGACGGCGTCGAGCTCGTTCCGCGCGACGCCGCCGAGTTGATCGTGCGCGACGCGCCGGCGGCCGGCGACGTCTTCGCGGCGATCGCCGAGGGCTTCGCCGTGCCGACGGTCGTGCTGGTCGACGATCCGCACGGCGACGCCGCGCTCGCCGCGCTGCGCGCCGGGGCGGCGGCCGTTCTCGCGCGGCAGAGCGACGCGCACGAGCTGCTCGCGGCGCTTGCCGCGGCGCGCGCCGGACTGGTCGTCATCGACCCCGCGGTGCGCGATGCGCTCGGCCCGGCGGCGGTCGCCGTGCGCGTCGCCGCGCCGGTCGAGCCGCTCACCGAGCGCGAGCGCCAAGTGCTGGCGATGCTGGCCGACGGCCGTTCGAACCGCCGCATCGCCGAACGGCTGGCGATCAGCGAGAACACGGTGAAGGCGCACGTCGCGGCGATCTTCGCGAAGCTCGGCGCGACCACACGAACCGAAGCGGTGACGCTCGGCGTGCGCTCCGGCCTGCTGATGCTTTAG
- a CDS encoding tetratricopeptide repeat protein, translating to MALFAFLLSVVTAAAVVPSTAVDALVARHVEALGGAARLRAITARVERGRYREGALDISTYAAYRRPFFRVIGDPAKALTTIHEGYDGSAWEYYPDPGIVVRTVGAAAAAARHAAAFDDPLVDYRTHGTALADGGDATIDGHAARVLHVTLADGFAEDVYLDRASALIVAIERTVPMHAFGRRYRTHDEISDYRPEGGVLYPHRFREIDTATGKVLTESTITTMAINPDLPLTLFSPPGWERTPLQTMVQRIYDERDEAASAIATYRDFTGAYPADPNEVNAVDFVGYQTLKMGHADTAVALLTQNVAKFPHSARAHYGLGRALNEQGKVDLARAQFRAALAIDPAYERARTALDQLR from the coding sequence ATGGCTCTCTTCGCGTTCTTGCTGTCGGTGGTGACCGCCGCTGCCGTGGTGCCGAGTACCGCCGTCGACGCGCTGGTGGCGCGGCACGTCGAGGCGTTGGGCGGTGCGGCGCGGTTGCGCGCGATTACGGCGCGGGTTGAACGCGGGCGCTATCGCGAAGGCGCTCTCGACATCTCGACCTATGCCGCATACCGGCGTCCGTTCTTTCGCGTGATCGGCGACCCGGCGAAAGCCTTGACGACGATCCACGAAGGATACGACGGCAGCGCTTGGGAGTACTATCCCGATCCTGGGATCGTGGTGCGTACCGTCGGCGCGGCGGCCGCCGCCGCGAGGCACGCCGCGGCGTTCGACGACCCGCTGGTGGACTACCGCACGCATGGAACGGCGCTCGCCGACGGCGGTGATGCGACGATCGACGGACACGCTGCTCGCGTGCTCCACGTAACGCTCGCCGACGGATTCGCCGAGGACGTCTACCTGGACCGCGCGAGCGCGCTGATCGTCGCGATCGAGCGCACCGTTCCGATGCACGCGTTCGGCCGGCGTTACCGAACGCACGATGAGATCTCCGACTACCGCCCCGAGGGCGGCGTGCTCTATCCGCACCGCTTCCGCGAGATCGACACGGCGACCGGGAAAGTGCTCACCGAGAGCACGATCACGACGATGGCGATCAACCCGGATCTGCCGCTTACGCTGTTCTCGCCGCCGGGCTGGGAACGGACTCCGCTGCAGACGATGGTCCAGCGGATCTACGACGAGCGCGACGAAGCGGCGAGCGCGATCGCGACCTACCGCGACTTCACCGGTGCCTATCCGGCCGATCCCAACGAGGTCAACGCGGTCGATTTCGTCGGCTACCAAACGCTGAAGATGGGACACGCCGACACCGCCGTGGCACTGCTGACTCAAAACGTCGCGAAGTTTCCGCATTCCGCTCGCGCGCACTACGGCCTCGGCCGGGCGCTGAACGAGCAGGGGAAGGTCGATCTGGCCCGTGCACAGTTTCGCGCGGCGCTTGCGATCGATCCGGCGTACGAGCGCGCGCGCACCGCTCTCGACCAGTTGCGCTAG
- the tmk gene encoding dTMP kinase, with product MLVTFEGIEAAGKSTLIAALAAKLKAGGEAVLVTKEPGGTPLGDSLRAVFLEPATAVDPVAEVMLLNASRAQLVADVIAPALQERKVVLCDRFFDATVAYQCYGRGLDVEAVLDVCLFATRRITPELTFLIDVPVEVSRARVRARGGADRLEREDAVFHTRVREGYQALAKLFANRFVILDGTQPPDVIAAAAFDVLERFRNARLP from the coding sequence GTGCTCGTCACCTTCGAAGGGATCGAAGCCGCCGGGAAGTCGACGCTGATCGCGGCGTTGGCTGCGAAGCTCAAAGCCGGCGGCGAGGCGGTCCTGGTAACCAAAGAGCCGGGGGGCACGCCCCTCGGCGATTCCCTCCGCGCGGTCTTTCTCGAGCCGGCGACGGCAGTCGACCCCGTCGCAGAAGTGATGCTGCTCAACGCCTCGCGAGCTCAGCTCGTCGCGGACGTGATCGCGCCGGCGCTCCAGGAGCGAAAGGTCGTGCTCTGCGACCGGTTCTTCGATGCGACCGTCGCGTACCAGTGCTACGGGCGCGGGCTCGACGTGGAAGCCGTGCTCGACGTGTGCCTGTTCGCAACGCGCCGGATCACGCCGGAGCTGACCTTTCTGATCGACGTTCCGGTGGAGGTCTCTCGCGCGCGCGTGCGGGCGCGCGGCGGTGCGGACCGTCTGGAGCGCGAAGATGCCGTCTTTCACACACGCGTGCGCGAAGGCTACCAAGCGCTGGCGAAGCTCTTCGCGAACCGCTTCGTGATCCTCGACGGCACGCAGCCACCCGACGTCATCGCGGCCGCGGCGTTCGACGTGCTCGAGCGCTTTCGGAACGCCCGGTTGCCGTGA